One region of Gossypium raimondii isolate GPD5lz chromosome 6, ASM2569854v1, whole genome shotgun sequence genomic DNA includes:
- the LOC105772597 gene encoding serine/arginine-rich splicing factor RSZ22 — protein sequence MSRVYVGNLDPRVSERDLEDEFRVFGVIRSVWVARRPPGYAFIDFDDHRDAEDAIRELDGKNGWRVELSHNSRGRGGRGGGGGGGRGRSGGSDLKCYECGEAGHFARECRTRGGSGRRRSRSPRYRRSPSYGRRSYSPRGRSPRRRSPSPRGRSYSRSPPYRGREELPYANGNGARERRRSRS from the exons atgtcTCGAGTTTACGTGGGTAACCTTGACCCACGAGTTTCGGAGCGAGATCTTGAAGACGAGTTTCGTGTCTTTGGAGTTATTCGAAG TGTGTGGGTTGCTAGAAGGCCACCAGGTTACGCTTTCATTGACTTTGATGATCACAGAGACGCCGAGGATGCAATTCGTGAATTAGATG GCAAGAATGGCTGGAGAGTTGAGCTTTCTCATAATTCTAGAGGCAGAGGAGGACGTGGAGGCGGAGGTGGAGGTGGTCGGGGACGGTCGGGTGGTTCTGATTTGAAGTGCTACGAGTGTGGTGAGGCTGGTCATTTTGCTCGAGAATGTCGTACACGTGGTGGTTCCGGAAGACGTCGCAGCCGCAGCCCTAGATATCGTAGGAGCCCAAGCTATGGGCGCAG AAGTTACAGTCCTCGTGGACGATCCCCTAGGCGTCGTAGTCCCTCTCCTCGTGGTCGTAGCTACAGCAGGTCTCCACCATACCGTGGTCGTGAGGAATTGCCATATGCTAATGG AAATGGTGCAAGGGAACGCCGACGGAGCAGGAGTTAA